Genomic segment of Thunnus thynnus chromosome 21, fThuThy2.1, whole genome shotgun sequence:
AGTGAGGTTAACAGGCACTGCGAGCATCACGCACCTGAAACTCTAAAGTTGAGTGAATCGAatcgagttgcattgtgggtaatgtaggttgCTGCAtccatcatgagtctgacaATGTTATAGTGCAATGCTTAATTGGTTGAGTGCTACTAACACAAAAATCCCTGTTCCACCTCCAACTAGTCCAGAACGCAGCAGTTCagcttcttactggttttaacagacaacatcacatcaccccgATCCTGGCTTCTCTCCATTGGCTCCTTGTTCGTTTtggaattgattttaagattttactgatcacttttaaagcacgtcTGGGTCTGAAGctccaagctacataacagatatGTTGACCTCTGTACGAGCCAGCCTGTAGCCTTAGATCCTCAGGTGGGGCCTTCTGGCTGTTCCAAAGTCAAGGCTTAAATCTAAAAGGAGCTTTTTCCATCAGGACCATTtggaacgacctgcctgagCAGATAAGGCTGCAGAATCTCTGACGTCTTTTAAATCACctcttaaaacccatttttacagacttgcttttatgtaatgttgtctttagatcatctttcttttaaactttttatcatctctttattgtctgTCTTTGCCTTTGGCCGCCATCTTTTTAAAGGTCAGATCTGTTATTGTCTTCTGTCtcatgtctttgctttgcattgtactgcttttgctttgtctgtcaaagcactttgtaaactttgttttcaaaaaggtgctatataaataaagttattattattatttaaacatcAATTTACACTCATAAAAGATAAGACAAGAGTCTGAGATGGTCTAAAATAGACACCAAACAAACCCTTCTGGTTTGACCTCCGGTGGCAGCCTcaagacaaaaaatgttttatttttcaaccaactaactaactaactaactaactaactaactaactaactaactaactaactaactatccatccatccatagaTAATGTGGAGCAGGGAAGGAAAGCTgtctacatttatatttctgtaaTTGTTGACTTTTAAACTGTGTCCAACTCCACTAGTGCTACACACTGACTCTGTCCGTACTGTAATTATGTATAATCAGAAATCTCAGCATGCAGACCAAATAAAAAACTATTATCAGACTTGTTGGAGAGATTAGTTGAAGATATGTTGCAGGTCCTACAGGTGACCAGCAGAGGTCAGTAGAGGTCAACTCACTTGAGGATGTGTTTTATCCTGGTGCATCTGAAGTCATAGGAGAGCGTGTATATCTCATACAGGGTGGCTTTGATGGCGAAGCAGCACAGGAAATCTTTAGGGTGCAGTTTgtagaggtcaaaggtcagtttAGCAATCCCATTCTTCTTTGGCTGACGGAAGCTCGGGAAGATctgaaatgtacagtaaacCAAACTTGAAGTTGTGCAGAAGCAGATCTGTTTTATCTGGACCGTCGTCCTTTCaacagggaggtcagaggtcacggtCAGCCACAGAACAGGGagccaatcaatcaatctgaaCGCTCAGTCTGAATTTACAGCCTCAGAATAAACTATGTGCAGTGTTTAGAAGATTAAGAGCGAAATACACGTTATgtaattcttgttttttttgaccTTATAAGAAATTTAGCTGGAagtttgacagatttttttaaacaaatcatGACCTTTCACTTTTTCCAGTTCTTCCAAAAGATGAcagcacttttattttatttttttttactcctagtttgaggggggggggggggggaactcAGCGCTccctatttatcatttataatcagcatataacagtataatgtagttataagcagatgtaagtgtttattaatgtattagtACATGACTATAACCGCTCTTGTGGACACCCATAAGTGTTTGCGGCTAtataaacaatgaatgaaaataataagacacagttgtgataatataaaaatgtcttaGGAAAAGTTATAACTGCTAATGAATActatacataaaacaaaacacttgttataaaccatttataaatgtttatatactactgATAAATGCTAAATGGGTTCATGTAGTTATTGTTATTGCAAAAGGACACTTCTGTCAGCAGGATCTCCTCAAGCCacaagtaaaaaatgaaaataaagaaaagtgcTGCCATCTTGTGGAAGAACTGGAGAAAGTAACAGTTCATGATTTGCTTTAACAAACAAACTGGCCGAGTTTTCAAAAAAGGCTGGGATTAAAAAATACTTATATTAGGAAATCCCTCTTTGTAAGCCCTTAAGGTACAATGTGTAAAATTTGGCcataattttagtttaaaacattcacaaattaacaaaaattataaacagaagaaaaaacagttttgacatTATGTCAAAGAGCTATATGATGTCTACTgaaattagcatgctaaccagctagctccAGCTCATCCTGTTTAACAATACCACTTTGTACTTCATCTCGATAGTGAATCACTGTAgtgtccagtctgccctcagtccagCATGAGAGGAAGTGGCGCTGCCCAGAGGCAACGGCAGCAATGGTGGAGCGAGgctgaaagctgctgctgcagccgctGGCTGGTGAGACAGTCGTTCATCTCAGCTGTGCTGCTCTTTGGTAATTTGACGCTGGCTCTgatgtctctgtagcattttgatatcttaACCATAGGacagattcactgtaaacagtaagctTTACACTACAGTGAGTAATAATGTTGTTGGGTGGTGATGTGTGCGTGTGgaaggggggtggaggggtgttCTGCTGCCCCCTTTTGTTTGGATCAGGTGGCCAATTCTCACACATTGCACCCTTAATACCCTTCTATTTCCTATATAGTAGATTCAGTTTGCACAGATGAGAGCAAGAACATCAATTGTAGTCATTTTCCTCCTGAAATATGAACTTTGATACTTATAGGAAAACCACATGAGAAGCCTATTGACGTTTTGTCTCTGCCTGCACATCTCTTGTGATTGTATTAATATTTCCTTAAGTTTTTATCCAactttataattttattttctattagtTATCGTACAAattaacaaacaacaaaccCTCAGACGGGGAGCACCAGCAACATGacacaaaacaattaaatacaataattaaatgagtaaatattattagattattagcTGCTGCAACATGTGGATTTCCCCTCCAGAGATCAATTAAGTCTAATCATATCTTTTCAGAAAAATCTCCTGAACTTCATCAATTATTGCAATCATTACAGTTTACCTCCTCTTCTCTCATCAGTTGATTCTCACCTTGTTCTGCGTCCACATCTCTCCTTTCTCCAGCACCATCAGCGGCGTGTTGTTGGGCAGAGACTGGAAGAACTCCTCCGAGTCCACCACAGTCCCGTCGTCCTCCAGGACCAGAGTCAGCAAGTGGCAGGACAGCATGAACACCCTCGCAGCCTGAGGCACAAAAAACAGTCTCTGAAGTTGCAGCACAGTCAGGACCCAGGAATCTTTCTGACAAGTTCATAAACAGTTTCTATGATAATAATATCATAGTGGAACAGCTCCCTCCCCTCTTCACCTGCTCCAGCAGCTCGTCCAGAGAGGACGCTGCCAGACCCCGCCGCCGCCTGCGGCTGTGGGTGCAGACCTTAAAGCAGCGCAGCTGAGCTGAGGGCAGGATGTGCCGAGAGATGGTGGTCTGGACTGTTGATACTGACCTGCCACAAAACATGAGgagtcagtcttaaaacaacagtcgggAGCCCAAATAat
This window contains:
- the cidea gene encoding lipid transferase CIDEA: MAPLSIQSGVKYAKTLLPETLVRSVSTVQTTISRHILPSAQLRCFKVCTHSRRRRRGLAASSLDELLEQAARVFMLSCHLLTLVLEDDGTVVDSEEFFQSLPNNTPLMVLEKGEMWTQNKIFPSFRQPKKNGIAKLTFDLYKLHPKDFLCCFAIKATLYEIYTLSYDFRCTRIKHILKSVMRCLTCLTRLIGQLLLCTSSSLLQFTGEDDC